One genomic segment of Jaculus jaculus isolate mJacJac1 chromosome 2, mJacJac1.mat.Y.cur, whole genome shotgun sequence includes these proteins:
- the Scx gene encoding basic helix-loop-helix transcription factor scleraxis, with the protein MSFAMLRSAPPGRYLYPEVSPLSEDEDHGSESSGSDEKPCRVHATRCGLQGARRRAGGRRAAGSGPGPGGRPGREPRQRHTANARERDRTNSVNTAFTALRTLIPTEPADRKLSKIETLRLASSYISHLGNVLLVGEACGDGQPCHSGPAFFHAGRAGSPPPPPPPLTRDGENTQPKQICTFCLSNQRKLSKDRDRKTAIRS; encoded by the exons ATGTCCTTCGCCATGCTTCGCTCGGCGCCGCCGGGCCGCTACCTGTACCCTGAGGTGAGCCCGCTGTCCGAGGACGAGGACCATGGCAGCGAGAGCTCGGGCTCCGACGAGAAACCCTGCCGGGTGCACGCGACGCGCTGTGGCCTTCAGGGCGCCCGGCGGCGGGCCGGAGGCCGGCGAGCCGCGGGGAGCGGGCCGGGACCCGGGGGACGCCCAGGCCGTGAGCCCCGGCAGCGGCACACGGCGAACGCGCGCGAACGGGACCGCACCAACAGCGTGAATACGGCCTTTACGGCGCTGCGCACGCTCATCCCCACCGAGCCAGCCGATCGCAAGCTCTCCAAGATCGAGACGCTGCGTCTGGCCTCCAGCTACATCTCTCACCTGGGCAACGTGCTGCTGGTTGGGGAGGCCTGTGGCGACGGGCAACCTTGCCACTCTGGGCCCGCCTTCTTCCACGCCGGTCGTGCGGGCAGCCCCCCACCGCCGCCCCCGCCCCTGACCCGCGACGGCGAGAACACCCAACCCAAACAGATCTGCACCTTCTGCCTCAGCAACCAAAGAAAGTTG AGCAAAGACCGTGACAGAAAGACGGCGATTCGAAGTTAG